Proteins encoded in a region of the Prochlorococcus marinus CUG1416 genome:
- a CDS encoding tRNA (cytidine(34)-2'-O)-methyltransferase, which yields MEVALFEPRIPQNTGNIARSCAAFNIPLNLIEPLGFKLEDKYLKRAGLDYWPLVTVNKYGNFDKFIENKLTNRIISFSKKNGIYLKDFKFQEEDVLLFGREDSGLPNYIIDKSDFLISIFMPNLQTGSNDQKGVRSLNLSVACGIAIYEANKQINFENDN from the coding sequence TTGGAAGTTGCTCTTTTTGAACCTAGAATCCCCCAAAATACTGGTAATATTGCCAGGTCATGCGCTGCATTTAACATTCCTTTAAATCTTATAGAGCCCTTAGGTTTTAAACTAGAAGATAAATATTTAAAAAGAGCAGGATTAGACTATTGGCCACTAGTTACTGTTAATAAGTATGGAAATTTTGATAAATTTATAGAGAACAAATTAACTAATAGAATAATTTCCTTTAGTAAAAAAAATGGTATCTACTTGAAGGATTTTAAATTTCAGGAAGAAGATGTTTTGCTATTTGGAAGGGAAGATTCTGGATTGCCAAATTACATTATTGATAAAAGCGATTTTTTAATATCAATATTTATGCCAAATTTGCAAACCGGATCAAATGATCAAAAAGGTGTTAGGAGTTTAAATCTTTCTGTAGCATGCGGTATTGCTATATATGAGGCTAATAAACAAATAAATTTTGAAAATGATAATTAA
- the rpsR gene encoding 30S ribosomal protein S18 codes for MPNSIFKKQLSPIKPGDPIDYKDVELLKKFITERGKILPRRMTGLTSKQQRDLTLAVKRARIVALLPFVNPEG; via the coding sequence ATGCCTAATTCAATTTTTAAAAAACAATTATCACCTATCAAACCTGGAGATCCTATTGACTATAAGGATGTAGAACTACTAAAAAAATTCATAACTGAAAGGGGTAAAATCCTACCAAGAAGGATGACTGGTTTAACCTCTAAGCAACAAAGAGATCTTACATTAGCTGTAAAAAGAGCCAGAATTGTAGCTCTTTTACCATTTGTAAATCCTGAAGGATAA
- the clpS gene encoding ATP-dependent Clp protease adapter ClpS codes for MELSTTSPTTVLEPNTAKHKYPEARVIVLDDNFNTFQHVANSLSAIIPGMSEKRSWDLAIEVDQSGSAEVWRGNFEQAEFYHEQLVSKGLTMAPIEKT; via the coding sequence ATGGAATTATCTACCACTTCACCTACTACAGTCTTAGAACCAAACACAGCAAAACATAAATATCCAGAAGCAAGAGTGATAGTTCTTGATGATAATTTTAATACGTTTCAACATGTAGCAAACTCCCTTTCGGCAATAATTCCAGGAATGAGTGAAAAGAGATCATGGGATCTAGCCATTGAAGTAGACCAGTCAGGTTCGGCAGAAGTATGGAGAGGTAATTTTGAACAGGCTGAGTTTTATCACGAGCAACTGGTAAGTAAAGGTTTAACTATGGCGCCAATTGAGAAAACATAA
- the rpmG gene encoding 50S ribosomal protein L33: MAKKGTRVVVTLECTEARTSTDPKRSNGVSRYTTEKNRRNTTERLELKKFNPHLNRMTIHKEIK; this comes from the coding sequence ATGGCCAAAAAAGGGACAAGAGTTGTAGTGACCCTGGAATGTACTGAAGCCAGGACAAGCACAGATCCTAAGAGATCAAATGGTGTCTCAAGATATACTACTGAAAAGAATCGTAGAAATACAACTGAAAGATTAGAACTAAAAAAGTTTAATCCTCATTTAAACAGAATGACAATTCACAAAGAAATAAAGTAA
- a CDS encoding bifunctional adenosylcobinamide kinase/adenosylcobinamide-phosphate guanylyltransferase — MNSHDLSNRYDLSNIIFITGGTKSGKSEFAEHLAKEFKNLSYVALSKNNPNDKEWQKKINLHRNRRPKDWILIETTDLLNTLKKEEGPLLIDSIGGFVMESIERDHKEWSTKMHSLIVLLIKRKNITFIVGEQVGWSLVSEYKIGNTYIERIGELQKKITKISKDNWLAINGRAIKIDEISLEIPT; from the coding sequence ATGAATTCCCATGATTTAAGTAATAGATATGATTTATCTAATATTATTTTTATTACAGGTGGAACAAAAAGTGGTAAAAGTGAATTTGCAGAACATTTAGCAAAGGAATTTAAAAATTTATCATATGTTGCATTATCAAAAAACAACCCCAACGATAAAGAATGGCAAAAAAAAATTAATTTACATCGAAATAGAAGGCCAAAAGATTGGATATTAATTGAGACAACAGATTTATTAAATACATTAAAAAAAGAGGAGGGTCCATTATTAATAGACTCGATTGGAGGTTTTGTTATGGAAAGTATTGAACGAGATCACAAAGAATGGTCAACAAAGATGCATTCACTAATAGTTCTTTTAATAAAAAGAAAAAACATAACATTTATTGTTGGAGAGCAAGTTGGTTGGAGTTTGGTCTCAGAATATAAAATTGGTAATACTTATATTGAAAGAATTGGTGAGCTTCAAAAGAAAATAACCAAAATTTCGAAAGATAATTGGCTTGCAATAAATGGTAGAGCTATCAAAATAGATGAAATAAGTTTAGAAATACCTACGTAA
- a CDS encoding peroxiredoxin encodes MSLRVGQEAPDFTATAVYDQEFKEITLSALRGKWVVLFFYPLDFTFVCPTEITAFSDRYKDFSSLNTEILGVSVDSKHCHLAWIQTPRNEGGIGDINYPLVSDLKREICQAYNVLNDDGEADRGLFLINPEGIVMHTTVNKAPVGRNVDETLRILQGYQYVAANPDEVCPANWTPGEKTMLEDPKGSKEYFSAL; translated from the coding sequence ATGAGCTTAAGAGTTGGACAAGAAGCACCAGATTTTACTGCTACTGCAGTATATGATCAAGAGTTTAAGGAGATTACACTTTCAGCTCTAAGAGGTAAATGGGTTGTTTTATTCTTTTACCCATTAGATTTTACATTTGTTTGCCCAACCGAGATCACAGCATTTAGTGATAGATATAAAGATTTCTCATCACTTAATACTGAAATACTTGGTGTATCAGTTGATAGCAAACACTGTCATTTAGCTTGGATACAAACCCCAAGAAATGAAGGTGGAATTGGCGATATTAACTACCCATTAGTTTCTGACCTAAAAAGAGAAATTTGCCAGGCATATAATGTTCTTAATGATGATGGAGAGGCCGATAGAGGTTTATTTCTGATCAATCCTGAAGGAATAGTTATGCATACAACTGTTAACAAGGCTCCTGTAGGTAGAAATGTTGATGAAACACTAAGAATCCTTCAAGGTTATCAATACGTTGCGGCAAACCCAGATGAAGTATGTCCAGCAAACTGGACCCCCGGGGAGAAAACAATGTTAGAGGACCCCAAAGGGAGTAAGGAATATTTTTCTGCGCTGTAG
- a CDS encoding fusion glycoprotein F0 — MNLNFNKYLFSFIITGLIFILIPATTYAEGVSNINRLFVVTPQRTIINYEKSQPSSIDNPVVDPNFNVMRSDDTLSSTATYIVVGLLIAATIIPLATWWYFSK; from the coding sequence ATGAACCTAAACTTTAATAAATATCTTTTTTCTTTTATTATTACTGGTTTAATATTTATCCTTATTCCTGCAACTACATACGCAGAAGGTGTTAGCAATATAAACAGACTTTTTGTTGTAACTCCACAAAGGACAATTATCAATTACGAAAAAAGTCAGCCTTCATCTATTGACAACCCTGTAGTGGATCCAAACTTTAACGTCATGAGATCTGATGATACTCTTAGTTCTACTGCTACTTATATAGTTGTTGGTTTATTAATTGCTGCCACGATTATTCCCTTAGCTACTTGGTGGTATTTCTCTAAATAA
- a CDS encoding ribonuclease catalytic domain-containing protein, translating into MKDLTNLKTYIIDSDDPHEIDDAVSLEIKEGNIKNLWIHISNPCKLFLHDSNVDLDARKRNSSLYLIDQYVPMLPKDILEKANLAQNKISETISAAIEFNEDGSINNYEITEAIIKPKYQLTYEDANEILELEPKEEIELIEIKNLLEKSITFRRKQGAIIFESPNSKIKLYKDKVVLNKLEKTISQIIIAESMILMGYVISLFLNKYNLAAAFRIQKLNCNPSEILNRYKDSEIKYIILKQYMGRSYITTKPGNHESLGLNMYVQSTSPLRRYLDLIIQRQVYNKINNYEILSINSVSKIIDYSKNRQTENNNIVKNDKFKYLTLFFKNEKKPFYKIIFVKWINHKRNIALVYFPDYSLEILITLFVSIEIYSNKTYKVKYVINDSNLLEFIY; encoded by the coding sequence TTGAAAGATTTAACTAATTTAAAAACATATATTATTGACTCTGATGATCCACATGAGATTGATGACGCTGTTTCATTAGAAATAAAAGAAGGAAATATAAAAAATTTATGGATTCATATTAGTAATCCATGCAAACTCTTTTTGCATGACTCTAATGTTGATTTAGATGCAAGAAAGAGAAATAGCAGCTTGTATTTAATTGATCAATATGTCCCAATGCTACCTAAAGATATTCTTGAAAAGGCAAATCTAGCTCAAAATAAAATTTCAGAAACTATTAGTGCAGCAATTGAATTCAATGAAGATGGATCAATAAATAATTATGAAATAACTGAAGCAATAATAAAACCAAAATATCAATTAACATATGAAGATGCGAATGAAATATTAGAATTAGAACCTAAAGAAGAAATAGAATTAATTGAGATTAAAAATTTATTAGAAAAAAGTATTACATTCAGAAGGAAACAAGGAGCAATTATTTTTGAAAGTCCTAATAGTAAAATTAAATTATATAAGGATAAAGTTGTATTAAATAAATTAGAGAAAACAATATCACAAATTATAATTGCAGAATCAATGATATTAATGGGTTATGTAATAAGTTTATTTTTAAATAAATATAACTTAGCAGCTGCATTTAGGATTCAGAAATTAAATTGCAACCCATCCGAAATACTTAACAGATACAAGGATAGTGAAATTAAATATATAATATTAAAACAATATATGGGAAGAAGTTACATAACAACTAAGCCGGGAAATCATGAATCATTAGGTCTTAATATGTATGTACAATCAACTTCACCACTTAGGAGATACCTTGATTTAATTATACAAAGACAAGTATATAATAAAATAAATAATTACGAGATTCTAAGTATAAATTCAGTCTCTAAGATTATTGATTATTCGAAAAATAGACAAACAGAGAATAATAATATTGTTAAAAATGATAAATTTAAATATTTAACATTATTTTTTAAGAATGAAAAAAAACCTTTTTATAAAATAATATTCGTTAAGTGGATTAATCATAAAAGAAATATTGCTCTGGTTTATTTTCCAGATTATTCACTAGAAATACTTATTACTCTTTTTGTATCAATAGAAATATATAGTAATAAAACATATAAAGTTAAATATGTAATAAATGATAGTAATCTTTTAGAGTTTATTTATTAA
- the pheT gene encoding phenylalanine--tRNA ligase subunit beta has product MIIDLKIYMKISQNWLKNIVEISSTPEDLSEKLSIGGFEVESLEDCSENVNGVVLGKVLSVLKHEGSDKLSICEVDIGTSKNLQIICGAQNIKTNIYVYVATIGAKLNAVDLTIKRSEIRGVMSEGMICSLQELGLEDSSEGIEIIDEDLALKHELGTPASNLLQLNDFIYDLAITANRPDGMSVIGIAREISALLESTLNFPELKNKYNIHLLKGNKLCPEAITSNCIYTISSIDGVNGDKLSPKWLKDRIEKSGIKSINLLVDLTNYILLEQGQPLHAFDKEKLSKLIGKEVSPEDFSVRKAKDKESLICLDGKKYELNENITVVACSDKPVAIAGVIGGLETSVTNTTSSIYLEGAVFNPVTIRKSSKAVGIRTESSSRYEKGISSKNTISAVTRAINLLEEYFSINLPIINASNLKNEEDIFIKLRRNRIHKILGPLIINDQFEKRNLSDTEIVDKLTLIGCTLKSNEYGWDVAVIPNRSQDLIREIDLIEEIARLIGYDKFDLNLPNPIKPGKLSSEQLALRKVKNGFTESGFNEVLSYSLVPEDKETLIKIANPLLLETSCLRDNIWQEHLEIVNRNIKAGQTSCYIFETGNVFHKHTEFIQEEVLNGAIYGNRKFGKWVNSCKDNDLTYYQARGKLKEALSCLNIKIDDKPTDKFDFLHPGRTAKLIIEGKDAGYFGEIHPKLILEKKSLKKVYLFSINVDNLLIASTRKNNWFPIFKQYPIVPKIDRDINFVFSKKIFISDIISQIRKTGKNLLEDVHLIDVFEDIKLGEKNISYTFRLSYRDKDKTLLESDIKLIHSSIISKIEKSFSTKLRD; this is encoded by the coding sequence ATCATCATTGATTTAAAAATATATATGAAAATTTCTCAAAATTGGTTGAAAAATATAGTAGAAATTTCTTCTACTCCTGAAGATCTCTCTGAGAAATTGTCTATTGGTGGATTTGAGGTTGAATCATTAGAAGATTGTTCAGAAAATGTAAATGGTGTTGTTTTAGGTAAGGTCTTATCTGTTTTAAAACACGAAGGATCTGACAAACTCTCCATTTGCGAAGTAGATATTGGGACTTCAAAGAATTTACAAATTATCTGTGGTGCGCAAAATATTAAAACAAATATTTATGTTTATGTTGCTACTATCGGTGCAAAATTAAATGCAGTTGATTTAACTATTAAAAGAAGTGAAATTAGAGGTGTCATGAGTGAAGGAATGATATGCTCTCTTCAGGAACTAGGACTAGAAGACTCTAGCGAAGGGATAGAGATCATTGATGAAGATTTAGCACTAAAACATGAATTAGGCACTCCAGCATCTAATTTACTTCAATTAAATGATTTTATATATGATTTAGCAATTACTGCTAATAGACCTGACGGAATGTCCGTTATAGGTATAGCACGCGAAATTTCTGCCCTTTTAGAATCCACATTAAATTTCCCAGAATTAAAAAATAAATACAATATTCATTTACTTAAGGGAAATAAACTGTGCCCAGAGGCTATAACATCTAATTGCATTTATACAATAAGCTCTATTGATGGAGTAAATGGAGATAAATTATCGCCAAAATGGCTAAAAGACCGTATAGAAAAATCAGGAATAAAGTCGATTAATCTTCTAGTTGATTTAACAAACTATATTCTTTTAGAACAAGGACAACCTTTGCATGCATTTGATAAAGAAAAACTATCAAAATTAATTGGAAAAGAAGTTTCTCCAGAAGATTTCTCTGTACGAAAAGCCAAAGATAAAGAAAGCCTTATATGTTTAGATGGTAAAAAATATGAATTAAATGAAAATATTACTGTAGTTGCTTGTAGCGATAAACCTGTAGCTATTGCAGGGGTGATAGGTGGTTTAGAGACTTCTGTAACCAATACTACCTCTTCTATTTATCTTGAAGGTGCTGTTTTTAATCCAGTTACCATAAGAAAATCTTCAAAGGCGGTTGGAATAAGAACAGAATCTAGCAGCAGATATGAAAAAGGGATTTCATCAAAAAATACAATAAGTGCAGTAACCAGAGCAATTAATCTTTTAGAAGAATATTTTTCTATTAATTTACCAATTATCAATGCTTCGAATTTAAAAAATGAAGAGGATATTTTTATTAAATTAAGGAGAAATCGAATACATAAAATTCTTGGTCCATTAATCATTAATGATCAATTTGAAAAAAGAAATTTATCTGATACTGAAATAGTTGATAAATTAACACTTATAGGTTGTACTTTAAAGAGTAATGAATATGGCTGGGATGTAGCAGTAATTCCTAATAGATCACAAGATTTAATAAGAGAAATAGATTTAATTGAGGAAATTGCCAGATTAATAGGGTACGACAAATTCGACTTGAACCTTCCTAATCCAATTAAGCCTGGAAAATTGTCATCGGAACAGTTGGCATTGAGAAAAGTAAAAAATGGTTTTACAGAAAGTGGTTTTAACGAAGTACTTAGCTATTCTCTTGTTCCAGAAGATAAAGAAACACTTATAAAGATTGCTAATCCTTTATTATTAGAAACTAGCTGCCTAAGAGATAATATCTGGCAAGAACATTTAGAAATTGTAAACCGTAATATAAAAGCTGGACAAACAAGTTGTTATATATTTGAAACTGGAAATGTTTTTCATAAGCATACTGAGTTCATTCAAGAAGAAGTATTGAATGGTGCAATTTATGGCAATAGAAAATTTGGAAAATGGGTAAATTCTTGTAAGGATAATGATCTTACTTATTATCAGGCAAGAGGAAAGTTAAAAGAGGCTTTATCATGTCTGAATATAAAAATTGATGATAAACCTACTGATAAATTTGATTTTCTGCATCCAGGAAGAACAGCAAAATTAATTATTGAAGGGAAAGATGCAGGTTATTTTGGTGAAATTCATCCTAAATTAATACTAGAGAAGAAGTCATTAAAAAAAGTTTATTTATTTAGTATAAATGTAGATAACCTCCTGATAGCTAGTACAAGAAAAAATAATTGGTTTCCAATATTTAAGCAATATCCAATTGTTCCAAAAATAGATCGGGATATAAATTTTGTTTTCAGTAAGAAAATTTTTATTAGCGATATAATTTCTCAAATAAGAAAAACAGGAAAAAATCTTTTAGAGGATGTACATTTAATCGATGTCTTTGAAGATATTAAACTTGGGGAGAAAAATATAAGTTATACATTTAGATTATCTTATAGAGATAAAGATAAAACATTACTGGAATCAGATATTAAATTAATACACTCAAGCATTATCTCTAAAATTGAAAAAAGTTTTAGCACAAAATTGAGAGATTAA
- the metG gene encoding methionine--tRNA ligase — translation MTFVITSPLYYVNDKPHLGSVYTTIICDSIARYKRLIGKNVIFITGVDEHGLKIQRTANEKGIEPKSHCDEISELYNINWKNWNISFDKFIRTSSKNHEFVVNEFYERVKASDDIYMGVQKGWYCVGCEEFKDNPENSSTYKCPIHQKNLEWKNEENLFFRLSKYQKEIEKIINEPSFIEPIERKNEIINFVSRGLKDFSISRTNVTWGIPVPGYDNHTFYVWFDALLGYVSAISSDATEHSLEKSINGGWPADVHLIGKDILRFHAVYWPAMLISANMKVPKKVFGHGFLTREGQKMGKSLGNVLDPDLLLSKYGNDPVRWYLIKDISLGNDGDFQNKRFVDIINNDLANTIGNLLNRTSSMSRKWFDNKVPDIEKISNENKLENFSKIAVENYIHKFDIYKLDLAANEVLSLAIKTNLYLNDNQPWMLIKEENNLPFVKEIIYNVLESTRIIGLLLLPLLPELSSKINEQLGSTYNKEIPWEQQLKWGLLDSNSSLPKPTPIINKLEYE, via the coding sequence ATGACTTTTGTCATTACTTCCCCTTTATACTATGTTAATGATAAACCTCATTTAGGAAGTGTATATACAACAATAATTTGTGACTCAATAGCTAGGTATAAAAGGCTTATAGGTAAAAATGTTATTTTCATCACTGGTGTTGATGAACATGGTTTAAAAATACAAAGAACCGCTAATGAAAAAGGTATTGAACCAAAATCACATTGTGATGAAATCTCAGAACTCTATAATATAAATTGGAAAAATTGGAATATATCCTTTGATAAATTTATAAGGACAAGTTCAAAAAATCATGAATTTGTTGTTAATGAATTTTATGAAAGAGTAAAAGCATCAGATGATATCTATATGGGAGTTCAAAAAGGTTGGTATTGTGTTGGTTGTGAGGAATTTAAGGATAATCCAGAAAACTCATCAACATACAAGTGCCCCATACATCAAAAAAATCTAGAATGGAAAAATGAAGAGAATCTATTTTTTAGGCTTTCGAAATATCAAAAAGAAATTGAGAAAATAATCAACGAACCTTCTTTTATAGAGCCAATAGAAAGAAAGAATGAAATTATAAATTTTGTTTCTAGAGGTTTAAAGGATTTTTCAATTTCAAGAACAAATGTCACATGGGGAATTCCTGTCCCTGGTTACGATAACCATACATTTTATGTATGGTTTGATGCTTTACTTGGATATGTAAGTGCTATTAGTTCCGATGCGACAGAACATTCATTGGAAAAATCAATTAATGGAGGATGGCCAGCTGATGTTCATTTAATTGGTAAAGATATTCTGAGATTCCATGCTGTATATTGGCCCGCAATGCTCATTTCTGCCAATATGAAAGTTCCTAAAAAGGTTTTTGGGCATGGGTTCCTTACGAGAGAGGGTCAAAAAATGGGTAAGAGTTTAGGGAATGTTCTCGACCCTGACTTACTACTTTCTAAATATGGAAATGATCCGGTAAGGTGGTACCTCATTAAAGACATATCACTAGGAAATGATGGAGATTTTCAAAATAAAAGATTTGTTGACATTATCAACAATGACTTAGCTAATACAATTGGTAATTTACTAAATAGAACATCATCTATGTCTAGAAAATGGTTTGATAATAAAGTGCCAGATATAGAAAAGATATCAAATGAAAATAAATTAGAGAATTTTTCCAAAATTGCAGTAGAAAACTATATTCATAAATTTGATATCTACAAATTAGATCTAGCAGCTAATGAAGTGCTTAGCCTTGCGATTAAAACTAATTTGTATTTAAATGATAACCAACCATGGATGTTGATAAAAGAAGAAAATAATTTGCCTTTTGTTAAAGAAATTATTTACAACGTATTAGAAAGTACAAGAATAATAGGATTATTATTATTACCATTATTGCCAGAATTATCATCAAAAATAAATGAACAACTTGGTTCTACATACAATAAAGAAATTCCTTGGGAACAACAATTAAAATGGGGATTATTAGATAGTAACTCAAGTCTTCCTAAACCCACTCCAATAATAAATAAGCTTGAGTATGAATAA
- a CDS encoding cofactor assembly of complex C subunit B, producing MGFNGKSLVLIGTILFIFQIANFFSIEIITPELERAQVIAAIASLIIILIGFLFKQFEPLAGEKADLKGENKFLFDKNIPDDVIDELAWGSEAILTSTAAAAILIHNDGVNILRRGITSNKEFNPGETCLRSIKDMKLLSLVNTKFYPGRDEFYNFCPDIPSILVVPINKKAFILIGGWSAKCFTKSDERWINNWSKKINNIFAKNNI from the coding sequence ATGGGATTCAATGGGAAATCTCTAGTATTAATCGGCACGATACTATTTATTTTTCAAATAGCAAATTTCTTTTCGATAGAGATAATTACTCCTGAACTCGAACGAGCACAAGTAATAGCTGCAATAGCTTCATTAATTATTATTTTGATAGGTTTCTTATTTAAACAATTTGAACCCTTAGCAGGTGAGAAGGCTGATCTAAAAGGAGAAAATAAGTTTCTCTTCGACAAAAACATTCCTGATGATGTTATTGATGAACTTGCATGGGGATCTGAAGCAATATTAACTTCTACTGCAGCAGCAGCAATATTAATTCACAATGATGGAGTAAATATATTGAGAAGAGGAATTACTTCAAATAAGGAGTTTAACCCTGGAGAAACTTGTCTGAGATCAATAAAAGATATGAAATTATTATCATTAGTAAACACTAAATTTTATCCAGGAAGAGATGAATTTTATAATTTCTGTCCCGATATTCCATCTATTTTAGTTGTACCTATAAATAAGAAGGCTTTTATATTGATAGGAGGTTGGAGTGCAAAATGTTTTACTAAGTCTGATGAAAGATGGATAAATAACTGGTCAAAGAAAATTAATAATATTTTTGCAAAAAATAATATTTAA
- the lptC gene encoding LPS export ABC transporter periplasmic protein LptC, translating into MNNFYRLIILLPVFILGCAPNSIKENKITQKIDSLDMNIYSKSGDKIYSITSPNSIYNNNELSFELKSPTINIFNGEETKYIINSDYSILSDNNKLLNLKGNVKLKTLKQDQDFLYADNFIWDIEKNSYLLEGNIRFENNNIILNSGKAKLGADNIIEFFTPVKYIIKDDNNQNKYETNSENAFYNLKTESVSFKAKDKRVRSIIYF; encoded by the coding sequence ATGAATAACTTTTATAGATTAATAATTCTCCTTCCAGTTTTTATTCTTGGATGTGCACCAAATTCAATCAAAGAAAATAAAATAACACAAAAAATAGATAGTTTAGATATGAATATTTACTCTAAGAGTGGAGATAAAATATATTCTATTACTAGTCCAAACTCAATTTATAATAATAATGAACTAAGTTTCGAATTAAAAAGTCCAACAATAAATATTTTTAACGGTGAAGAAACTAAATATATTATTAATTCTGATTACTCTATATTATCTGACAACAATAAGCTCCTAAATTTAAAAGGAAATGTAAAATTAAAAACTCTAAAGCAAGATCAGGATTTTTTGTATGCAGATAACTTTATTTGGGATATTGAAAAGAATAGCTATCTTTTAGAAGGAAATATAAGATTTGAAAATAACAATATCATCTTAAATTCAGGAAAAGCAAAGTTGGGGGCAGATAACATAATTGAATTTTTTACTCCAGTAAAATATATAATTAAGGATGATAATAACCAGAATAAATATGAAACAAACTCAGAAAATGCCTTCTATAATTTAAAAACAGAATCCGTCAGTTTTAAAGCAAAGGATAAAAGAGTTCGCTCAATAATTTATTTTTAA